A section of the Festucalex cinctus isolate MCC-2025b chromosome 7, RoL_Fcin_1.0, whole genome shotgun sequence genome encodes:
- the pnisr gene encoding arginine/serine-rich protein PNISR isoform X1, whose amino-acid sequence MWDQGGQPWPQWPLSQQQWMQSFQHQHDPGQVDWAALAQAWIAHKETTGSEPNVQPNGQDIPGLEPPAQGNHGSFQGDSAFGRMWQPEWGMPGQPPPPPPPPEQTWIPPGSAQMDAVNPSEDSNSQDSAEFNSEARRGVFPQNSHGYGAQPDSYAMAPMAINQFDYQHGAASAFAPPPSAFHAPYWQGPPQNRRDTRPPGFRDRPRSPLQLPIKQEAPAPLDAVKRRTLPAWIREGLEKRDRENQKKLERERMEKERADMSKEDDREHEADEGGDGPRLPRKSKFDSDDEANEDNDEEKPPAKKEFFVRSPSPPAEDSEPEMTEEEKEFQMMIITKTLLTEILLEVTNEEIQHVAKQVHRKATRAPAKQLAQSSALTSLTGLSGLGDYGSEESGDEDDRSARGSDSSDTDEEELRHRIREKLDAFYRKEREMQQLQEKQAQDALLAREEMVKERLSRERVEYDESQSENYHKEEVKEREPEPLIEKRRSRSEVDSSEGRHSGRGKERSGRSGSNSPANGHSSSSRSSSSRSSSRSSSSSSTSSSRSSSRSSSPRRKRRRSRSSSHKARRRSRSRSSRRRRSEKVRDKRRSSAEQRAAHRKKDRSDSRERRNRRSVSKSRDRGRARGRDSRSRSRDKVREKEKDRDRKRSREREDKSHSSKHKQKSSSKDEERKRDRSRSHEKDKKKKDKDKERDSERKKEKPRTKEKTNSSVSEENGKLKKRKDMDSQADSQGDKYCRQDSKSSKKGSAKASKKLSNSDSSRSSTPELSKEKKSKKSKRSRSRSVEKSHKSGKKASRKHKSKSRSRSPSLNRRSRH is encoded by the exons ATGTGGGACCAGGGAGGCCAGCCCTGGCCGCAGTGGCCTCTGAGCCAGCAGCAGTGGATGCAGTCTTTTCAGCACCAACACGATCCAG GTCAAGTAGACTGGGCTGCCCTTGCACAAGCGTGGATAGCGCATAAGGAGACCACTGGATCAGAGCCCAATGTTCAGCCCAATGGACAGGACATCCCAGGTCTGGAACCACCTGCACAGGGCAACCATGGGTCTTTCCAGGGTGACTCTGCTTTTGGCAGAATGTGGCAGCCAG AATGGGGAATGCCTGGCCAGCCGCCACCGCCTCCTCCACCACCTGAACAAACCTGGATTCCTCCTGGCTCAGCTCAGATGGATGCTGTGAACCCCAGTGAAGATAGCAACAGCCAGGACAGTGCAGAGTTCAACTCTGAAGCGCGCCGCGGGGTTTTCCCCCAGAACAGCCATGGGTATGGGGCACAGCCCGACAGCTACGCCATGGCCCCCATGGCCATAAACCAGTTTGATTATCAG CATGGAGCTGCTTCAGCTTTTGCCCCGCCGCCCTCTGCCTTCCATGCCCCATACTGGCAGGGTCCCCCTCAGAACAGACGGGATACCCGACCACCTGGCTTCAGGGACCGGCCCAGATCCCCTCTCCAGCTTCCTATTAAACAGGAAGCCCCAGCGCCACTTG ATGCAGTGAAAAGGCGTACACTACCTGCCTGGATCCGAGAGGGGCTAGAAAAGAGGGACCGAgaaaatcagaagaaactgGAGCGAGAGCGAATGGAGAAGGAGCGTGCGGACATGTCAAAAGAGGATGACAGAGAGCACGAGGCCGATGAAGGTGGTGATGGGCCTCGTCTACCCCGAAAGAGCAAATTT GACAGTGATGATGAAGCAAATGAAGACAATGATGAAGAAAAGCCTCCTgcaaaaaaagagttttttgtacggAGCCCATCGCCTCCTGCAGAAGATAGTGAGCCTGAAATGACAGAGGAGGAAAAGGAATTCCAGATG atGATCATCACAAAGACACTCCTCACTGAGATCCTTCTGGAAGTCACCAATGAAGAGATCCAGCATGTGGCAAAACAAGTGCACCGCAAAGCAACACGAG CTCCTGCAAAACAGCTGGCACAGTCAAGTGCACTGACTTCTCTGACTGGTCTCA GCGGACTGGGTGACTACGGTTCAGAGGAGAGTGGAGACGAGGATGACCGCAGCGCCCGAGGGTCAGACTCCTCCGACACTGATGAGGAAGAGTTGCGCCATCGTATCCGGGAGAAGCTGGATGCCTTCTATCGCAAGGAGCGAGAAATGCAACAACTCCAAGAAAAACAAGCACAAGATGCTCTTCTTGCTCGTG AGGAAATGGTGAAGGAACGATTGAGCAGAGAAAGGGTTGAATATGATGAAAGCCAGTCCGAAAATTATCACAAAGAGGAAGTAAAAGAGAGGGAGCCAGAGCCCTTAATAGAGAAGCGTAGGTCCCGTAGTGAGGTTGATAGTAGTGAGGGAAGACATTCGGGCAGGGGCAAGGAGCGGTCAGGCAGAAGTGGTAGCAATTCCCCAGCAAACGGTCACAGCAGCAGCTCTCGTTCTTCCTCCAGCCGCAGCAGCAGCCGGTCGTCCTCTTCATCTTCCACATCATCTTCTCGTAGCTCCTCGCGATCCTCTTCCCCTCGGAGGAAGAGGAGACGTAGTCGATCTTCTTCCCATAAGGCCCGCCGGCGTAGTCGTAGCCGCAGCTCTCGTAGACGTCGCAGTGAAAAAGTCCGGGACAAGAGGAGAAGCAGCGCGGAGCAAAGAGCGGCACACCGCAAGAAAGACCGCAGCGATTCCAGAGAGCGAAGGAATCGCAGGAGTGTCTCTAAATCGAGAGACCGGGGCAGGGCCCGGGGCCGAGACAGCCGTAGTCGTAGCAGAGACAAGGTCAGGGAGAAGGAGAAAGACAGAGATAGGAAAAGAAGCAGGGAGCGCGAAGACAAAAGTCACAGCAGCAAGCACAAACAGAAATCCTCCAGCAAAGATGAAGAGAGGAAGCGAGATCGAAGCCGTAGCCatgagaaagacaaaaaaaagaaggataAAGATAAGGAGCGAGACTCCGAAAGAAAGAAGGAGAAACCAAGGACTAAAGAAAAGACCAATTCTTCAGTTAGTGAGGAAAATGGCAAATTAAAGAAACGGAAAGATATGGACTCTCAGGCTGACTCGCAGGGTGACAAGTACTGCAGGCAGGATAGCAAATCCAGCAAAAAGGGCTCAGCCAAAGCTAGCAAGAAATTATCCAACTCTGATTCAAGCAGATCCTCTACGCCGGAACTTAGTAAGGAAAAGAAATCTAAGAAATCCAAACGTAGTCGCTCACGGTCAGTGGAAAAATCGCACAAGTCTGGTAAGAAGGCAAGCCGCAAACACAAGTCTAAGTCGCGATCAAG GTCACCTTCCCTAAATCGTCGTAGCAGACACTGA
- the coq3 gene encoding ubiquinone biosynthesis O-methyltransferase, mitochondrial: protein MSSIVCHCINIFANNFGRNMLGLCSRKAASVCGVVQSNVGRNRFSWTVLCQRRTLWLQMTAGERTQQHTLCRQVSTRGVHQTTVDPDELKRFRSLARKWWDEDGEFRALHAMNDLRVPFIRDNLLNVHKARHPGKPLGGLTILDVGCGGGLLTEPLGRLGATVVGIDPVEDSIGMAQLHLSSDPDLGERVSYRACTLEELSTDAPGGEAHRGDVLFDAVVASEVVEHLADLETFAFCCNRVLKPGGSLFITTINKTNLSFVLAIVAAEQLLRIVPSGTHDWEKFISPVELERRLESNGFSVQSVQGMMYNPASGAWSWINSTAINYALHAVKLAEKPHTDPQTYNP from the exons ATGTCAAGCATTGTTTGTCATTGTATTAACATCTTCGCAAACAACTTTGGGCGCAACATGTTAGGGCTGTGTAGCCGCAAAGCCGCGTCCGTGTGCGGTGTTGTACAAAGTAACGTGGGTCGGAACCGATTCAGTTGGACTGTGTTGTGTCAACGGCGGACGCTGTGGCTGCAAATGACTGCTGGGGAGCGGACGCAACAGCACACCTTATGCCGTCAAGTCAG TACAAGAGGAGTCCATCAAACCACAGTGGACCCTGATGAGCTGAAACGGTTCAGATCACTTGCCAGGAAGTGGTGGGATGAAGATGGCGAGTTCAGGGCCCTTCATGCTATGAATGACCTCAGAGTGCCATTCATAAG AGATAATCTGCTGAATGTCCACAAAGCACGTCATCCTGGCAAACCACTTGGCGGACTAACAATACTGGATGTTGGCTGTGGAGGCGGCCTGCTCACTGAG CCTCTTGGTCGCCTGGGAGCCACCGTTGTTGGTATCGACCCAGTGGAAGACAGCATCGGCATGGCACAGCTGCATTTGTCGTCTGACCCCGATCTCGGCGAGCGGGTCAGCTATCGGGCTTGCACCCTGGAGGAGCTGTCGACAGATGCGCCGGGAGGAGAGGCGCACCGGGGAGACGTCCTGTTCGACGCCGTCGTGGCGTCCGAGGTCGTGGAACATCTGGCCGACCTGGAAACGTTCGCCTTCTGCTGCAACCGGGTGCTGAAG CCAGGTGGCTCGCTCTTCATCACCACCATTAATAAAACCAACCTGTCATTCGTGCTGGCCATCGTGGCAGCTGAGCAGCTGCTCCGCATCGTTCCCAGTGGGACGCACGACTGGGAAAAGTTCATCAGCCCTGTCGAACTGGAGCGCCGTCTGGAGTCCA ATGGTTTTTCAGTGCAGTCGGTCCAAGGTATGATGTACAATCCAGCATCAGGAGCCTGGAGCTGGATCAACAGCACTGCCATCAATTATGCCCTGCACGCCGTCAAACTGGCTGAGAAGCCCCACACGGACCCCCAAACTTACAACCCTTGA
- the faxcb gene encoding failed axon connections homolog isoform X2, whose translation MNYLLYFRACSRDYGGIMTALASDSWWKKTLYITGGALLAAAAYLLHELLAIRKEQELDSKDAIILHQFSRPKNGVPSLSPFCLKIETYLRMVDLPYQNYFDGKLSPQGKMPWLEYNYEQVSGSEFIVDFLEEKLGVNLNHNLTPEERAVSRAVTKMVEEHLYWTIAYCQWVDNLEETQKLLAMSGPLSDTLKWLLSRVNGSMVRREMYGHGIGRFSKEEVYALMEKDMRTLATLLGDKKYFMGSKISTLDATVFGHLAQAMWTLPGTRPEQLIKGELINLAMFCERMRRRFWPEWFVEVEDLYYDGDSESSGDTASPAGLLDFGLFSRTDTLDDSDASSHSAGHTHTPNSDHSLFDSDVGTGSDNETQLKEEAMPDLEV comes from the exons ATGAATTACCTCCTGTACTTCCGAGCTTGCTCGAGA GACTACGGTGGCATCATGACGGCTCTGGCCTCGGACTCCTGGTGGAAGAAGACCCTCTACATTACCGGGGGGGCCCTCCTGGCCGCGGCAGCCTACTTGCTGCACGAGCTGCTTGCCATCAG GAAGGAGCAGGAGTTGGACTCTAAAGATGCCATCATCCTCCATCAGTTCTCCAGACCAAAGAATGGTGTTCCCAGCCTCTCACCTTTCTGCCTCAAAATCGAGACTTATTTGAGAATGGTGGACCTGCCCTATCAG AACTATTTTGATGGGAAGCTGTCGCCACAGGGGAAGATGCCTTGGCTGGAGTACAACTATGAGCAGGTCTCAGGGTCAGAGTTCATCGTGGACTTCCTGGAAGAGAAACTGGGAGTCAACCTCAACCACAACCTCACGCCGGAAGAGAGAGCCGTGTCACGAGCTGTCACCAAAATGGTGGAAGAGCATCTATATTG GACGATCGCCTACTGTCAGTGGGTGGACAACTTGGAGGAAACCCAGAAGCTCCTGGCAATGAGCGGCCCTCTAAGCGACACACTAAAATGGCTTCTGAGCCGGGTGAACGGCAGCATGGTGCGCAGGGAGATGTACGGCCACGGCATCGGGCGCTTCTCCAAGGAGGAAGTCTACGCCTTGATGGAGAAAGACATGAGGACGCTGGCCACACTGCTGG GAGATAAGAAATACTTTATGGGCTCCAAGATATCCACATTAGATGCCACAGTCTTTGGACATCTAGCTCAGGCTATGTGGACTCTGCCTGGTACGCGGCCAGAACAGCTCATCAAAG GGGAACTAATCAATTTAGCCATGTTCTGCGAGCGGATGCGAAGGAGGTTCTGGCCCGAATGGTTTGTGGAAGTGGAGGACCTTTATTACGACGGAGACAGCGAGAGCAGCGGCGACACGGCATCGCCAGCCGGTCTGCTGGACTTCGGGCTCTTCTCCAGGACTGACACTCTGGACGACAGCGACGCCAGCAGCCATTCCGCcggacacacgcacacgcccaACTCGGACCACTCGCTATTTGACTCGGATGTGGGCACCGGCTCGGACAATGAAACCCAGCTCAAGGAAGAAGCCATGCCCGACTTGGAGGTTTGA
- the pnisr gene encoding arginine/serine-rich protein PNISR isoform X2, producing MWDQGGQPWPQWPLSQQQWMQSFQHQHDPGQVDWAALAQAWIAHKETTGSEPNVQPNGQDIPGLEPPAQGNHGSFQGDSAFGRMWQPEWGMPGQPPPPPPPPEQTWIPPGSAQMDAVNPSEDSNSQDSAEFNSEARRGVFPQNSHGMELLQLLPRRPLPSMPHTGRVPLRTDGIPDHLASGTGPDPLSSFLLNRKPQRHLMQ from the exons ATGTGGGACCAGGGAGGCCAGCCCTGGCCGCAGTGGCCTCTGAGCCAGCAGCAGTGGATGCAGTCTTTTCAGCACCAACACGATCCAG GTCAAGTAGACTGGGCTGCCCTTGCACAAGCGTGGATAGCGCATAAGGAGACCACTGGATCAGAGCCCAATGTTCAGCCCAATGGACAGGACATCCCAGGTCTGGAACCACCTGCACAGGGCAACCATGGGTCTTTCCAGGGTGACTCTGCTTTTGGCAGAATGTGGCAGCCAG AATGGGGAATGCCTGGCCAGCCGCCACCGCCTCCTCCACCACCTGAACAAACCTGGATTCCTCCTGGCTCAGCTCAGATGGATGCTGTGAACCCCAGTGAAGATAGCAACAGCCAGGACAGTGCAGAGTTCAACTCTGAAGCGCGCCGCGGGGTTTTCCCCCAGAACAGCCATGG CATGGAGCTGCTTCAGCTTTTGCCCCGCCGCCCTCTGCCTTCCATGCCCCATACTGGCAGGGTCCCCCTCAGAACAGACGGGATACCCGACCACCTGGCTTCAGGGACCGGCCCAGATCCCCTCTCCAGCTTCCTATTAAACAGGAAGCCCCAGCGCCACTTG ATGCAGTGA
- the faxcb gene encoding failed axon connections homolog isoform X1 produces the protein MYWAAGFASSRPCVVDLGRNHSLPLGLCVSEQPQSLYGYIIAFPLQDYGGIMTALASDSWWKKTLYITGGALLAAAAYLLHELLAIRKEQELDSKDAIILHQFSRPKNGVPSLSPFCLKIETYLRMVDLPYQNYFDGKLSPQGKMPWLEYNYEQVSGSEFIVDFLEEKLGVNLNHNLTPEERAVSRAVTKMVEEHLYWTIAYCQWVDNLEETQKLLAMSGPLSDTLKWLLSRVNGSMVRREMYGHGIGRFSKEEVYALMEKDMRTLATLLGDKKYFMGSKISTLDATVFGHLAQAMWTLPGTRPEQLIKGELINLAMFCERMRRRFWPEWFVEVEDLYYDGDSESSGDTASPAGLLDFGLFSRTDTLDDSDASSHSAGHTHTPNSDHSLFDSDVGTGSDNETQLKEEAMPDLEV, from the exons ATGTACTGGGCTGCTGGCTTCGCCTCTTCCCGGCCGTGCGTGGTGGATCTCGGGCGGAATCACAGCCTCCCCCTCGGGCTGTGTGTGTCCGAGCAGCCGCAGTCCTTGTATGGATATATCATCGCCTTCCCTTTGCAGGACTACGGTGGCATCATGACGGCTCTGGCCTCGGACTCCTGGTGGAAGAAGACCCTCTACATTACCGGGGGGGCCCTCCTGGCCGCGGCAGCCTACTTGCTGCACGAGCTGCTTGCCATCAG GAAGGAGCAGGAGTTGGACTCTAAAGATGCCATCATCCTCCATCAGTTCTCCAGACCAAAGAATGGTGTTCCCAGCCTCTCACCTTTCTGCCTCAAAATCGAGACTTATTTGAGAATGGTGGACCTGCCCTATCAG AACTATTTTGATGGGAAGCTGTCGCCACAGGGGAAGATGCCTTGGCTGGAGTACAACTATGAGCAGGTCTCAGGGTCAGAGTTCATCGTGGACTTCCTGGAAGAGAAACTGGGAGTCAACCTCAACCACAACCTCACGCCGGAAGAGAGAGCCGTGTCACGAGCTGTCACCAAAATGGTGGAAGAGCATCTATATTG GACGATCGCCTACTGTCAGTGGGTGGACAACTTGGAGGAAACCCAGAAGCTCCTGGCAATGAGCGGCCCTCTAAGCGACACACTAAAATGGCTTCTGAGCCGGGTGAACGGCAGCATGGTGCGCAGGGAGATGTACGGCCACGGCATCGGGCGCTTCTCCAAGGAGGAAGTCTACGCCTTGATGGAGAAAGACATGAGGACGCTGGCCACACTGCTGG GAGATAAGAAATACTTTATGGGCTCCAAGATATCCACATTAGATGCCACAGTCTTTGGACATCTAGCTCAGGCTATGTGGACTCTGCCTGGTACGCGGCCAGAACAGCTCATCAAAG GGGAACTAATCAATTTAGCCATGTTCTGCGAGCGGATGCGAAGGAGGTTCTGGCCCGAATGGTTTGTGGAAGTGGAGGACCTTTATTACGACGGAGACAGCGAGAGCAGCGGCGACACGGCATCGCCAGCCGGTCTGCTGGACTTCGGGCTCTTCTCCAGGACTGACACTCTGGACGACAGCGACGCCAGCAGCCATTCCGCcggacacacgcacacgcccaACTCGGACCACTCGCTATTTGACTCGGATGTGGGCACCGGCTCGGACAATGAAACCCAGCTCAAGGAAGAAGCCATGCCCGACTTGGAGGTTTGA